The window ATTATTTTTTTCAATGAGTCACCTTCTATCTATATAAATATTTTGCATAGTAATCTACAATTCGGCAATGGAGTAGAATGTCCTGCAGTTAATAGCGTAAGTTGTCCATTAATTGATTTGCACATATTCATTGCCGCAGACCAGGAATACGCTTCCTTAGATTTTAGCATCGTTTTCTCAGCACTTGACAAGTATTGTGAAGGATTATTTTAGAAGGTATTCGACCGGATTCAGTTCTTATTTTACATCAATAGTCAAGGATATAGGTTTATTACCAGAATGATCTGCAAACCACAAAACATTCTCTTGTACCATATCGAAAATAAATGTTTTTCTTCCACGCTCATTAAATGGACCCAAGGTTCCTTCTATCGTAACCTCTTGACCCGGTCTTAGGTCGATAGGTAAGTCCCCAATCCTCCCCTCCTTTAGGCCACTTTCAAGTTGACAATGATACCCTAAATTTATTCTGTAATTGCCATCTGGTTGCCACATGGATGGCCATGTTTGTTTGCCAGTGTTTTTAACTTTGAAAGAAATTTTAATAGTTTCACCCTGCATAACAGTCTGTACGGGATTTATCAATTGCATCTCATACTGAAATGCACTCGGCGCGAGTGGACCTGGGCATAGTGTTTTGAGTGGTCCAGGATATCTTAACTGAACTAAAATATCATCTAAAAAGGCATTAGCATGACCTCCATCAAAGGCTTGTTCATTTATCTCTAATACAATTGCTTTTTTGTTAAAAATCTCATTTTCCCAGTCAAGCTTTTCCACATTATAAGGCTTACCCATATAATCATTGAGTGTATATTGACCCAACTTATAATAGTATAAAAAATTGAAATCACTAAATAGTTTTTGTTCTCGAATAATATCCAGCAATGTAAAGCAGAAACTCCCTCCAATTACTGCGATATCATCAGTATTATTCCCCCCCAAAGTAGTAAATACAGGTTTCGGCGCAGGATAGTTATCATTAGGATTCCATAAATTCAACAAGTCTAAAAGGTCCCTATCAGTTCCTGCTGGAGGTATATTGGTTTCTACTTTTTCGATATTTACTTTAGCATGTACTTCACTCGTTAGTAAATCAATTTTATCAATAAGCTTATTTAAAGTGTAGCTTGCGGCCAGATGATTCCAATGTGTCCCACCTTGTGGAAATAATGGGTACTCTATATTTCTTTTAAGGTCTAGCGTTACTTTTTGTCCGTCAACATAATCAACCTCATTCTGTTTAAATAGCAATTGCATTTGCTCATAATTATTTTTTGATTGACTGTTTTTTTTCTTAAGAAAGGTCCTAGGAATATATTCTGGATAAGTATAAGCTTTGCTGGGAGTTATAAGGATAATAAATGGGACTCCTTTTCTTTCTAAGAGAGTTTTTGCCTCGATAATCTTTCTGACAAGTTCATCCTTCTTTTCATCATCCAAAGGATTGGTGATGTTGCAATAATCATATATATATGTTTTTTCATAAAGTTGTTTGTTTTTACCAATAATAATACTTTCATTGTACATATATGATTTAGAAAAGAAACTGTAATAAAGTTGATTATTAAGTCTAATAAGCAATTCCCTCATAACAAAGTTTTGATTAAACCATTTACTAAAATCGTCTTGAAAATCACCATTAAACCATGCTTTAAGAGAAAAATCTGGTTTTCTTTCTTCAACCACTATGCCTTTTAGTTGAGGGTTTGATATCCGAAGAAATAATTCAGATTCAGATATTTGCTTGATTGCCAATAATGAAAGGGGTAATAGTAAAAATATCATAATTACTGCTATTGGAAGACTAATAAAATGTTTCAAAGGAATCTCCCCTTAGGCCTACTTTGTTTGTTGAGCTTAAAGTTAAGTTCTGTAATGCATAAACTTTTGCAACACATTTACTAGACCATGGTATTCTAAAAGCGAAAATATAGAAATGGATTAAATGAAGATGCAGAAACCTTTGCTAAACTGAAAAATAAAAGTGTTATTCCAATACAAAAGCGTAAGGCAGTATATTTCCTTTTTTCTTGAATGTCATAAATGCTGTTTTTCAGCAAAGGATATACGCATATAATGATACCAATTACACCAAAAAAAATCTGATTATTAGAAACATATACATAATTGCCTTCCCAAACTAACGGATTAAGCATCGCTATCAAATACCCTTTTATATGTTCAATACTATCTGCTCTAAATATAACCCAACCAATGATGATAAAAAACATATTTATAGCCCAATTAACCATATTAGGAATCTTCTTTTTGATATTCATTAAAAACATTCTTTCTAAAATCAAAAAAAACCCATGGTATGCTCCCCACAGTATAAATGTCCAACTTGCTCCATGCCATAACCCAGAAAGCAAAAAACAAACCCATAGATTAAAATAGGTACGCGCTTTTGAACCTCGATTTCCGCCAAGCGGAATATACAGATATTCCCTAATCCATGTAGACAGTGAAATATGCCATCTTCTCCAAAACTCTGTAAAACTCTTTGAAATATACGGCAAATTAAAGTTCTCCATAATATGAAAACCCATCATTCTAGCTAATCCAATAGCCATGTCAGAATAAGCAGAAAAGTCAAAGTAGATTTGCAAGGTATAGCAACTTGCTCCAATCCATGCACTAGCAAACCCCAATTCACCTGTTGGCATAGAAAAAAATACATTGGCAAGTTCCCCTACTGTATCGGCAATAAAAACCTTCTTTCCCATTCCGAAAGAAAATCTAGTGAAGCCAATTAGCACATCATTTTTAGTTATTGACCGATTATTTAGCTGGTCTTCAATATCATGATATTTAATTATTGGGCCGGCCAATAGTTTAGGAAACAAAAAAACATATAATAGATATGAAGTAAAGCGTTCCGCTGGTTTTCCTATACCACGATAAATATCGACCACATAGGTTATTTTCTCAAACACAACAAAAGAAACCCCTATTGGGAGAATAACTCTAATAAAAGTAAGTGGCTCAATATTTCCTGAACTCAACACTATATTAATATTATCTAAAATAAAGTTAAAATACTTAAAGTAAATTAAAATAAATAAATTTGATAGCAACGATGCAAGTACTGCCCACTTCTTCGTGTTATGTACATTACTATTGTATATTGAATTGCCTAAAAACCAGTCGATAGCTGAAGATACGAGCACAATAATAATAAATTTTGGTTCTCCCCATGCGTAAAAAAACATACTCCCCATAAGAATTATAGTATTAAAATACTTTTTACCAGAAAGAAAGAGCAAAGAAAAAAATAAAGGAAAAAAAAACAAGATAAAAAAAGGTGAATTAAAGATCAAATCATTACCCCCTGCTAATAATTGGTGGAATTTGTGCGATTGTTAAGAAGAAACTGCCAGAAAAAAGTTGAGCCACTAATTGAACTGCACCCCAATTATTGGACATCATGATATAATTATTTTGTAGGGGTTAAAGGCCGAAAACTTAAGCACTATTCCGGCTACTTTAAAATTAGTGCAGGTTGAAGAATTGCTTATCAATCACATGGGCAAAGAGAGACAGCTCGAAAATTTGGTGTAACCTATAAGATGATCCAGACCTGGATGCATTTGTAACTAGAAAAAGGTAAGGATTACCTTTACAGCAATACTTCTAAAAATAAAAATCAGTTGATTAGTAAAATTGCACACACAGAAAACTTAGATCATGGGGATTTATTCATAGCCCGAAAGCCAAAAGGATCCAAGGTTGACGAGTCTTCATTGACTTATGAACTTCGGACAGAACTTCACATGTTACGTATGGAGAATGAATATCTAAAAAAGTTAAACGCCTTAGTCCGGAAGAAGGAAAGCTACAGCCAAGGATAAAGTTCAAATAGTGCACGAGCTAAGGCATAAATATAGAGTTAATGAGCTGATTAAAATAGCAGAAATTCCTCGAAGCACTTATTATTATTACACTAAAAACAAAATGCAAACTCAATAAATATACCACGATACGTACGGTAATCAAGCAGATCTTTACCAATAATAAGGGACTTTATGGTTACCACCCAATAGCTGCTAAATTAAAGAAAAAAGAAATAATTAAAGAATCAAACTTGCATTGCTTTGTACGAATAAAAAATACAACTCGTACCGAGGAATGCTGGTAAAGGTGCCTCCAACTTGTTAAACCGGAAATTTCAAGCACAATGAAAAGTGGGTTACTGACATTACAGAGGTCCATCTCTATGGACAGAAAATATATTTGTCTCTCATATTAGACCTGTATAACGTGAAATTATCAGTTACGATATTTCTAACCATCCACGGTCTTCACAGGTTATGACGATGTTAAACCGAACTTTTAAAAAGATTCCTAACGATACCCAACTAATATTACATTCAGACCAAGGCTAGCAAGAGCAATACCGCATGGCAGCATACCAAGAAGCTTTAAAAGGAAAAGGAATACGTTATGTCACGCAAGGCAACATGTTTGGATAATGCCGTGATGGAAAACTTCTTTGGACACCTAAAAGCGGAATTGCTATATAACCAGCAATTTGACTCAGCAGAACACTTTGTCCAGGAACTACATATGTATCTGGAATACTAGAATAAAGAAAATGCTTAACTATATGAGTCAATAGAATATAGATTATTGCTTAAAACTGCGTGATCAAATGTGGTAGCCTTTATAAAATTTGTCCCAATTTTGGAAGTCAGTTTAAATGCCAGAAAAAGTGCGTCATTTTAGGTCATAGGTCAAGCTGTGAAATCTAAACTATCCTGACGAGTGGGGAGTGTAAAATACTTGGTGTAAATGGTTTTCTACCTTATAATGCTGGGCAAACTATAAATGGCTCTTACCCAGCGGGAGGATAAGGCGCTACTGGAGAGTAACCCGAGCGCCCGTTGGGGTTCTGCCGGAGATAGCTGTGGGCTCTTATTCCACAGCTCTTTTTTATAGCTATCTCCGGGAGAACTAAGGCGATAAACTCATTAGGTTTCTCTTTATTTAAGCTAACAGAGCCGGCTCTATCCTGTCTCCAAAGTATATCGCCAAATGAGATACACATCTTTTCCATTCTCGGACCGGCATGGTCCACTTTTTAGCTATCCCCACGGTAGCCAGGTAGATAATCTTTCTTAGAGCATCATCTGTTGGGTAAGCAGTTTTGGTCTTCGTTACCTTCCGTAGCTGACGATGATAGCCCTCAATTAAGTTGGTAGTATATATCATTTTTCGCAGTTCATATGGATAAAGTCTGTTGTTAATTCCAGCCAATTATTCTCCCAAGACCTAATGATTGGGTGCCGTTTACCCCATTTCTCTTTAAATTCCTCAAATGCATATTCTGCTTCTTCTAGGGTTAAAGCCTGATAAACGGTTTTCAAATCAGCTAGAACCATCTTTTGTTCCTTGTAAGAAACATATTTCATAGAATTTCGTATCTGGTGAATTACACATAGCTGAATCCTGGTGTTGGGGAAAACAGTATTTATCGCCTCCGAGAAGCCGGATAAGCCATCTTTACAGGCTAAAGGATGTCCTCAACCCCTCTGTTTTTAAGGTCATTACAGACACCGAGCCAGAAGCTGGCGGACTCATGTTCGCCAATCCAGATACCTAATACCTCTTTTTGACCCGCTATATTCACTGCCAAAACACTGTAGGCAGCTTTGTTTACAATACGGTTTTCCTTGCGAACTTTGAATGTATGGCATCAAGAAACACGATGGGGTAAACCTTATCCAAAGGACGCGCCTGCCATTCAGCAACCAATGGCATAATCTTATCGGTAACTTTGCTGACCATGGCTGCCGAAACCTCAATACCGTAGATATCTCTCATGTGGTCTTCAATATCCCTGGTGGACATACCCTTGGCATACATAGCAATAATCTGATTTTCTAACTCATTGGAGGTGGTTTCATACTTTTTAATTATTTGGGGGTCAAATTCTCCGTTACGATCCCTGGGCACTTGAATTTGGGTCTTACCCATCTTTGTTTTAACCGTCTTTTGGTTGTAGCCATTACGACTGTTTCCAGAATTATTGCCTGAAGGATCGTGTTTTGTCATAACCTAGGTGAGATTCCATTTCAGCCTCTAGTATTTCCTGAATGGTATCCTGAAGAGATCTCTCAGCATGTTCTGTACATCATCCATCGTTTTACAATCTTTGGCCAACTCAGACACTAACTTTGTTCTTGGGTCCTGCATAAATAGTCAACTCCTTTTATGTAAGTTATTACCATTTACACGAACTTTATTACGTCCTCGCCGAGTGTAGCAGTGGGAGAGACCAAAATCCTTTAACTAGTTCTTTCGTAAAAGGTAACACATACCTCTAGTCAATAACTCATCGGTTGAATAGCCAATATCTCTTGCTTTTTTAAAATTTTTATGGTTGCAGCTGTTGGGATTAATAGTTCCTTTCCATAAGTTAAAATATTCTAAACTCACATAGCCATTTTTAATAAAATAATCAAATATCTTTTTATGTTCATCTGGTCTTTTACGATTCATTGCAACTTTATATTCATTTACTTGGTCAGGTGTAGCACCACAAGATAGCATTTTATCTTCATAATTATTGTTTACCAAGTGTTCCCATGGCTCACTAACATAATCATAGAAGTGACTTCCCGAGTCTGCGCACCAAATAGGATCAAAACTAATATAAATTAAGCCTTCTCTGACGGTTACTCTTATTATTTCTTCAAGAGCTTTAAAGGTATCTGGAATATGTTCAAAGGTATTAACACTGAAAACAACATCTACAAAATCATTTTTATATATGAGGTTCATAGCATCCGTTTCTACAAAATGTATTTTTTCCATGAAATACTCGTAGTTGTTTCTAATGTGCTTCTCACCTAACAACTTCATAAATTCTCCACCATAAAGGGAGGAATAATTAATAACATCGGAAGCATAAACAGTTTTAAAATGTTTAGACAAAAACCCAGCATGCATTCCCTGTCCGGCACCTAAGTCTAATATAGTCATGTTTTTGCATTTGTCCTGTATTTTTGCAATGTTCCAAAACGCAGCAACTTCTCTTTCATGATGTATAAAATCCTGCTTTTCGTCATACATAAGTTAGCCATCCTCCCTTAACCCAAGTAATAAGTCATTTACTTTATCACTTAGACCCTGCCAAGTATAATCGTTTATTTTTTTTCTTCCATATTCGGCCATCTGATTGGCGATGCTCTTGTTGCTAAGTAAATATCCTATTTTTCGAGCAAGATTATCTTTATTTGCATACATGCCATTAACGTTGTCTTGTACAAGCTCGGTATATGCAGCACAGTTTTCGTTGACTATGACTGCTTTACTACTTGCCCAAGCCTCTAATATGATTATGCCAAAGCTCTCACTACTGCTCATGGTTACTAAAAAAGCACATTCGGACAGAGCAGAGAGAACCACATTCCGAGATTGCATACCTAAATACACTACATTGTTGGAAGTAATAACATAACCATCCTCGTCTTTACCTATCATGACAAGGTTACAGATATACTTGTCCTTATTGATTTCATCTATAGCGTTAATAACACATTTGTAATTCTTTGCTCCTGACTTTCTTCCGAGTACTAAAATAAAAGGTAAGTCGGATTTATATAAGTTCTTGAAATCTTTGTTTGACTTTACGTTATACTCGTGCAGGTGGATAGCTCCGCCGGGGATAACTTTTGAATTTACCCCTATTTTGTCAAAAAACATTTTTTTTGATATATCAGGTGCCGCAAAAACAATATTGGCTGAGTTAAATGCTTCATAGTACATATTCCAATGATAGTACTCGTCCTCCATGTGGTAGTGTGGTAAAAGCGCAAATGGCTTACTATATTTTTTAGCATATTTGCTTGTAAGCACTGAAGTGCTGAATGGAACACCTTGTCCAAGTACTACATCGTACTTTGAAATATTACTGTCAAGCCAATACTCCAGCTGCTCTGAAATAGGCCCACGCGTTTTAAAGAATAACTGGTCTATGGAATTATCTCGGATCCTAGCATTGGCAATTAGAGCACTTATATAATCGTCCAAGTAATATTCCTTGAGAAATTGTTTGTAGTCATAATCTAAGTTTAATTCTTGGTTATCAAGTAAGATTGCGGTTATATTTATACCTAGTTGCCTAGGGTCGCTAGGGTCGATAAATAAACTCTTGAGTTTTAAATTTATAACCGAATTAGGTTTTGCTAAATTAATCCTGATTTCGCCATGCCCATTTATTTGAAATTCCCTATGATGTTCATTGTCAATGAGTACATTTATTTTATTCTTAATCGGGCTATAGAATTTGAGGGTTGCTGTTTTTGCTTGTTTTACAAACAATAGTACATTATCACTTGTCCAGATAGAATAACCGTTGCCATATTTTTCAGGGTAATTAAAGCCACCCATAAGCAAACTTCTATCATACTTTTGGACAAATTTCTGAGAAATTTCAATACTATCCAAATACCACGATTTATAAATGACTCTGCTGTTTTCAAGCATTTCATTGTCTTTTAAAATATCCGTTGAAAACTTGAATACTCCTGTATTCTTTAGATCGTCAGAAAAGGCTACCGAATTGTCAAAGGTCAGCTCAGCACCGAAATGGTATTTGTTATAGATTTCTTTTACATCAAAGGTACATATGTCAATATCGAAATTTCCTGAAGCATCCAAACCTTTAAGCAAATTCATTAAATATACCTCTGCACCGCCTAAGGTTGGCTCTGTGAAGCGATAGGTCACAATGAGAAGTTTCTTCCTGTTTGACTTTAATATTTCAGCCTCGATTATATCTTTAAATTTATAAGCAAGGCTCTGCCAATTGATTTCTTTACAGGTGTATTTATAAGCATTTTCAGTAATAGTTCTTTGCAATTCTTTGTCATCATATAGACTTCTGATTGCTGTGGCAAAGTCTTGCGGCTCTGCTATGATCACTTTTTTTTTATGCTCAATATTGTAACCCCTTGTTCCAAAGGCCGTGGATACAACCGGAATTTTTTTTGCAAAGGCATCGGCAATTTTGAGGTTAGAACCCGCTCCGCTGAAAACAGGGTTGAGAAAAATATCCGAAACACTTATTAACGCATCTTTATGACTTTCCTTTAATCTGCCAAACAGTATGACATTGTCTGGTATCCGCAAATGGCTTACCGCATCACAAACAGAGCCTATAATGCAAAAGTAAAAATCAGGCATCTTTGAGCTTAGTTCATTGATAATGAACTGAGCTGATTCGACATTAGGCATATGTCCACTGCCGAGAAAGGTGGCTACAGGGTAGCCCGAAAACGTTTTTCTAATTTCATTAAAGTTTATATTCAGATACTCTTTATCTTTTATTTCAACTCCGTTTCTTATTGTAAATACCTTCTTATTTGGATATCTTTGTTTAAATATTTCCCTTTCTT is drawn from Desulforamulus ruminis DSM 2154 and contains these coding sequences:
- a CDS encoding MBOAT family O-acyltransferase gives rise to the protein MIFNSPFFILFFFPLFFSLLFLSGKKYFNTIILMGSMFFYAWGEPKFIIIVLVSSAIDWFLGNSIYNSNVHNTKKWAVLASLLSNLFILIYFKYFNFILDNINIVLSSGNIEPLTFIRVILPIGVSFVVFEKITYVVDIYRGIGKPAERFTSYLLYVFLFPKLLAGPIIKYHDIEDQLNNRSITKNDVLIGFTRFSFGMGKKVFIADTVGELANVFFSMPTGELGFASAWIGASCYTLQIYFDFSAYSDMAIGLARMMGFHIMENFNLPYISKSFTEFWRRWHISLSTWIREYLYIPLGGNRGSKARTYFNLWVCFLLSGLWHGASWTFILWGAYHGFFLILERMFLMNIKKKIPNMVNWAINMFFIIIGWVIFRADSIEHIKGYLIAMLNPLVWEGNYVYVSNNQIFFGVIGIIICVYPLLKNSIYDIQEKRKYTALRFCIGITLLFFSLAKVSASSFNPFLYFRF
- a CDS encoding IS3 family transposase; protein product: MENFFGHLKAELLYNQQFDSAEHFVQELHMYLEY
- a CDS encoding glycosyltransferase family 4 protein, giving the protein MRKILVLNFFPAFFPPASGGELRYYNMYHHLSKYHDITLLSPTYSDHKHECVTHSDTFREYRIPKEPIYNQIYMELMKEKICSEVSALSCAISADYPNKYHEYYHKLYKDADIIIHESPYMLNYDVFWGLDGKPRVYNSYNYETKLVEQMWKGENAPKYVKYIAALEKKLCQKANIVFATSEEEKAAFINDFDIEERKVFIAPNGINTNELNRASNVNNNPKRAFFIGSGHPPNIEAVDFIINNLADANKDIDFYIAGSCCTPLADRPQNSNIKLLGRVLDEDKKKLFESVDIAINPMFSGAGTNLKTLEFLASGIPMISTSVGVRGIEIENNTHFVLADTENFNKKIRHLLSDKELLKNISENGKKYVEEHFSWATIASHVNSVIEKITPLNIRKTIIVLNDFEAANPSAGGEIRMHYIYRYLSNKYNVILLCLNETEKTTVTNITQNFWQISVPKTSEHMNEQRRLNSKYYVSSNDIVASYMCTRNELLVGIFDNLYKFSNLIILSHPYMARLVEDINTMPIIYESYNYETKLKNKILKDHPDFNFLMEKVKETEILACEKSKIIITVADEEREIFKQRYPNKKVFTIRNGVEIKDKEYLNINFNEIRKTFSGYPVATFLGSGHMPNVESAQFIINELSSKMPDFYFCIIGSVCDAVSHLRIPDNVILFGRLKESHKDALISVSDIFLNPVFSGAGSNLKIADAFAKKIPVVSTAFGTRGYNIEHKKKVIIAEPQDFATAIRSLYDDKELQRTITENAYKYTCKEINWQSLAYKFKDIIEAEILKSNRKKLLIVTYRFTEPTLGGAEVYLMNLLKGLDASGNFDIDICTFDVKEIYNKYHFGAELTFDNSVAFSDDLKNTGVFKFSTDILKDNEMLENSRVIYKSWYLDSIEISQKFVQKYDRSLLMGGFNYPEKYGNGYSIWTSDNVLLFVKQAKTATLKFYSPIKNKINVLIDNEHHREFQINGHGEIRINLAKPNSVINLKLKSLFIDPSDPRQLGINITAILLDNQELNLDYDYKQFLKEYYLDDYISALIANARIRDNSIDQLFFKTRGPISEQLEYWLDSNISKYDVVLGQGVPFSTSVLTSKYAKKYSKPFALLPHYHMEDEYYHWNMYYEAFNSANIVFAAPDISKKMFFDKIGVNSKVIPGGAIHLHEYNVKSNKDFKNLYKSDLPFILVLGRKSGAKNYKCVINAIDEINKDKYICNLVMIGKDEDGYVITSNNVVYLGMQSRNVVLSALSECAFLVTMSSSESFGIIILEAWASSKAVIVNENCAAYTELVQDNVNGMYANKDNLARKIGYLLSNKSIANQMAEYGRKKINDYTWQGLSDKVNDLLLGLREDG
- a CDS encoding alginate O-acetyltransferase AlgX-related protein is translated as MKHFISLPIAVIMIFLLLPLSLLAIKQISESELFLRISNPQLKGIVVEERKPDFSLKAWFNGDFQDDFSKWFNQNFVMRELLIRLNNQLYYSFFSKSYMYNESIIIGKNKQLYEKTYIYDYCNITNPLDDEKKDELVRKIIEAKTLLERKGVPFIILITPSKAYTYPEYIPRTFLKKKNSQSKNNYEQMQLLFKQNEVDYVDGQKVTLDLKRNIEYPLFPQGGTHWNHLAASYTLNKLIDKIDLLTSEVHAKVNIEKVETNIPPAGTDRDLLDLLNLWNPNDNYPAPKPVFTTLGGNNTDDIAVIGGSFCFTLLDIIREQKLFSDFNFLYYYKLGQYTLNDYMGKPYNVEKLDWENEIFNKKAIVLEINEQAFDGGHANAFLDDILVQLRYPGPLKTLCPGPLAPSAFQYEMQLINPVQTVMQGETIKISFKVKNTGKQTWPSMWQPDGNYRINLGYHCQLESGLKEGRIGDLPIDLRPGQEVTIEGTLGPFNERGRKTFIFDMVQENVLWFADHSGNKPISLTIDVK
- a CDS encoding class I SAM-dependent methyltransferase, with product MYDEKQDFIHHEREVAAFWNIAKIQDKCKNMTILDLGAGQGMHAGFLSKHFKTVYASDVINYSSLYGGEFMKLLGEKHIRNNYEYFMEKIHFVETDAMNLIYKNDFVDVVFSVNTFEHIPDTFKALEEIIRVTVREGLIYISFDPIWCADSGSHFYDYVSEPWEHLVNNNYEDKMLSCGATPDQVNEYKVAMNRKRPDEHKKIFDYFIKNGYVSLEYFNLWKGTINPNSCNHKNFKKARDIGYSTDELLTRGMCYLLRKN